In Leptolyngbya sp. SIO1E4, one DNA window encodes the following:
- a CDS encoding actin-binding WH2 domain-containing protein has translation MNHFSTLITLLRDRALFLEEVRDGKKIESKILSLIIASSLFFAIYGAIIGASNGWQQMLVSIVKLPALYQLTLLICLPTLYFFDILFGSKADFKQYTVLSLTTVSVISVLLFSFAPITLFFLISIRDYHFFLLLNVAIFSLTGFVGVKLFYNGMKTVMEFGEKTPQIRTQLLLFWLVLYGLVGSQLGWTLRPFFGAPGQPFQLFRNIEGNFYAQVIRSLRTLLLGN, from the coding sequence ATGAATCACTTTTCGACGCTGATTACGTTACTACGCGATCGCGCCCTCTTTTTAGAAGAAGTCCGCGATGGCAAAAAAATTGAATCTAAGATTCTTTCGCTGATTATCGCTAGCTCCCTTTTCTTCGCCATCTATGGGGCCATTATTGGAGCCTCTAACGGCTGGCAGCAAATGCTGGTCTCGATCGTCAAACTCCCTGCGCTTTATCAGTTAACACTGCTGATTTGTTTACCCACACTCTATTTCTTCGATATCCTATTTGGCTCAAAAGCAGACTTCAAGCAGTACACCGTTCTCAGCCTGACAACAGTTTCAGTCATCAGCGTACTGCTGTTTAGTTTTGCTCCAATAACGCTGTTCTTTTTAATTTCAATTCGGGACTATCACTTCTTCTTACTCCTAAACGTAGCGATTTTCTCCTTGACTGGGTTTGTTGGGGTCAAGCTATTTTATAACGGCATGAAAACGGTGATGGAGTTCGGCGAAAAAACGCCTCAAATTCGAACCCAGCTGCTTTTGTTCTGGCTCGTGCTCTATGGTCTAGTTGGCAGCCAGCTAGGATGGACACTGCGCCCTTTCTTTGGGGCACCAGGACAGCCGTTTCAGTTATTCCGCAATATTGAGGGAAACTTTTATGCCCAAGTCATCAGAAGCCTCAGAACCCTCTTACTTGGAAATTAA
- a CDS encoding DUF3493 domain-containing protein → MDEHDRIPPGMSPERYQRLLAEAKAPYRGLRKFVYGTFAASGAIGAFIFFSQILAGRDVGAAIPNLLLQLGVVALMVFLFRLETRKS, encoded by the coding sequence ATGGACGAGCACGATCGCATTCCCCCGGGAATGAGCCCAGAAAGATATCAGCGACTCTTGGCAGAAGCCAAAGCCCCCTATCGAGGGCTGCGTAAGTTTGTGTATGGCACCTTTGCCGCTTCTGGGGCGATCGGGGCCTTTATTTTCTTCTCTCAGATACTGGCAGGGCGCGATGTTGGGGCGGCGATTCCGAATTTGCTACTGCAGCTCGGCGTCGTTGCATTAATGGTGTTTCTCTTTCGCTTAGAAACCCGGAAATCGTAA
- the hemB gene encoding porphobilinogen synthase, protein MFPIHRPRRLRSHPQLRRMVRETVVSTNDLIYPLFAVPGDGVAQEVKSMPGVYQLSIDKIVEEAKEVYDLGIPSIILFGIPEDKDVDATGAWHDCGIVQKATTAVKEAVPDLIVAVDTCLCEYTSHGHCGYLEVGDLSGRVLNDPTLELLKKTAVSQAEAGADVIAPSGMMDGFVTAIREGLDAAGFQDTPILSYAAKYASSYYGPFRDAADSAPQFGDRRTYQMDPSNSQEALKEVALDIAEGADMLMVKPALAYMDIICRVKEATNLPVAAYNVSGEYSMVKAAALNGWIDEQKVVLETMTSFKRSGADLILTYHAKDVARWLDKVNAIF, encoded by the coding sequence ATGTTTCCGATTCATCGTCCTCGTCGTCTGCGTAGCCATCCTCAACTTCGCCGGATGGTTAGAGAAACCGTTGTTTCAACCAATGATTTGATCTACCCGCTGTTTGCGGTACCCGGAGACGGGGTGGCGCAAGAGGTGAAGTCGATGCCGGGGGTTTATCAACTCTCGATCGACAAGATTGTGGAAGAAGCCAAAGAAGTTTACGACTTAGGGATTCCGTCCATCATTCTTTTTGGGATTCCAGAAGATAAAGATGTGGATGCTACGGGTGCCTGGCATGACTGTGGCATCGTGCAAAAAGCCACCACAGCGGTGAAAGAAGCCGTGCCAGATCTAATCGTAGCGGTCGATACCTGTCTTTGTGAGTACACCAGCCACGGTCACTGCGGCTATTTGGAAGTAGGCGACTTGAGCGGGCGCGTCCTTAACGATCCTACGCTAGAGCTGCTCAAGAAAACAGCGGTTTCCCAAGCAGAGGCCGGGGCCGACGTGATTGCCCCCTCTGGCATGATGGATGGCTTTGTGACTGCCATTCGTGAAGGGCTAGATGCCGCAGGATTCCAAGATACGCCCATTTTGTCCTATGCGGCTAAGTACGCGTCTTCGTACTACGGGCCGTTCCGCGATGCCGCTGACTCTGCCCCTCAGTTTGGCGATCGCCGCACTTACCAGATGGATCCCTCCAACAGTCAAGAGGCATTAAAGGAAGTTGCCCTTGATATTGCTGAAGGGGCCGACATGTTGATGGTGAAACCCGCCTTGGCCTATATGGACATCATCTGCCGGGTTAAAGAAGCTACAAACCTGCCTGTGGCCGCCTACAACGTTTCTGGGGAGTATTCTATGGTGAAGGCAGCTGCCCTGAACGGGTGGATTGATGAGCAGAAGGTCGTGCTGGAAACGATGACGAGCTTCAAGCGCTCTGGCGCTGATCTCATCCTGACGTATCATGCCAAGGATGTGGCTCGTTGGCTAGATAAGGTTAACGCGATTTTTTAG
- a CDS encoding methionyl-tRNA formyltransferase translates to MRIVFFGTPQFAVPSLETLVHHPDIEVVAVVTQPDKRRGRGNQVTPSPVKAVATAANVPVWQPKRIKKDTETLEKLDAVQADAFVVVAYGQILSAQILDMPRLGCINAHGSILPQYRGAAPIQWSLHQGETETGITTMQMDVGMDSGPMLLKRVRPIELLDNALDVAKDLAVIGAELLPLTLLQLDAGTLTATAQDEAEVTYAPLIQKTDYALDWTKPALTLHNQVRGFYPNCYTLFRQKDLKIEATVPLGDAFWSQLPEAFHALQPLLEGLPTDGQPGTVVALAKGMGPIVQTGEGLLLLHQVKPSGKKAQTGWDFANGNRLEPGERLGE, encoded by the coding sequence ATGCGTATCGTTTTTTTTGGCACCCCCCAGTTTGCTGTTCCCAGTCTTGAAACGTTGGTGCACCATCCTGACATTGAGGTTGTGGCTGTGGTCACCCAACCAGACAAACGCCGAGGACGCGGTAACCAGGTGACCCCTTCCCCGGTTAAGGCGGTGGCAACGGCAGCTAACGTGCCAGTGTGGCAACCCAAGCGCATCAAAAAAGACACGGAAACTCTAGAAAAGCTTGATGCTGTTCAGGCTGATGCCTTTGTGGTGGTCGCCTATGGGCAAATCTTGTCGGCCCAAATTCTCGATATGCCCCGCCTGGGCTGCATCAATGCCCACGGCTCTATCCTGCCCCAGTATCGAGGGGCTGCCCCGATTCAATGGTCTCTGCATCAGGGTGAGACTGAGACGGGCATCACCACCATGCAGATGGATGTGGGGATGGATTCTGGCCCCATGCTGTTGAAGCGAGTTCGCCCCATTGAGTTACTGGATAACGCCCTGGATGTGGCCAAAGATCTCGCCGTGATCGGGGCCGAGTTGTTGCCCCTCACGCTATTACAACTCGATGCTGGCACCCTAACCGCTACGGCCCAAGACGAGGCCGAGGTTACCTACGCGCCCCTGATTCAGAAAACAGACTATGCGCTGGACTGGACGAAACCTGCCTTAACCCTCCACAACCAGGTACGGGGCTTTTACCCCAACTGTTACACGCTGTTTCGTCAAAAAGACTTAAAGATAGAGGCCACCGTGCCCTTAGGGGACGCTTTCTGGAGTCAGCTGCCTGAGGCGTTCCACGCGCTGCAGCCCTTGTTGGAAGGGCTGCCCACTGATGGCCAACCCGGCACTGTAGTGGCCCTTGCTAAAGGCATGGGGCCAATTGTGCAAACTGGAGAAGGGCTATTGCTGCTGCACCAGGTGAAGCCAAGCGGCAAAAAGGCCCAGACCGGGTGGGATTTTGCCAATGGCAATCGTTTAGAGCCAGGGGAGCGCTTGGGGGAATGA
- a CDS encoding Uma2 family endonuclease — translation MVTLQLQQLDVPVGQRLLIRNLNWQQFEHILEELGENRSSRIAYNHGTLEIRMPSPEHEVDKELIGDLIKIVLDEFEIDCECFGSTTFKQEEMENGIEPDQCFYIQNQEQMRGKRRIDLTVDPAPDLAIEVDVTSKTQLEAYAVLGVPELWRYEKGQLTIYTLQAGQYRAVTSSPTFPTLPILDWVAEVLEQSVAIGRSPALRAFRKRIRQMI, via the coding sequence ATGGTTACGCTTCAACTCCAACAACTTGATGTCCCTGTGGGTCAACGGTTGCTCATCCGTAATCTAAATTGGCAACAATTCGAGCACATTCTAGAAGAGCTGGGGGAAAACCGTTCCTCACGTATTGCTTACAATCACGGCACTTTAGAAATCAGAATGCCTTCCCCAGAACACGAGGTGGATAAGGAACTCATCGGTGACCTGATCAAAATTGTGCTAGACGAGTTCGAAATCGACTGTGAGTGTTTCGGCTCTACCACTTTCAAGCAAGAAGAAATGGAGAATGGGATTGAACCCGATCAGTGCTTTTATATCCAGAATCAAGAACAGATGAGGGGGAAACGGCGTATCGATCTCACCGTTGATCCCGCCCCTGACCTAGCGATTGAAGTGGATGTTACCTCAAAAACTCAGCTAGAGGCTTATGCAGTCCTGGGGGTACCTGAGCTTTGGCGGTATGAAAAAGGGCAATTAACTATCTATACCCTGCAAGCAGGTCAGTATCGGGCTGTAACCAGCAGTCCTACGTTTCCAACATTGCCCATCCTGGATTGGGTCGCAGAAGTGCTTGAGCAAAGTGTTGCGATCGGCAGAAGCCCCGCCCTAAGAGCTTTCCGGAAACGGATTCGGCAAATGATTTAG
- a CDS encoding ABC transporter permease: MMFHQALDYALSNGDKFTAAVQQHLLLVAVPLVVGLLIGLPLGLWSARSKTISTVVINTFNALRVIPSLAVLFLAIPVLGLSFEAAAIALTLLAMPPILISTDVAFRTIDPAIREAAIGMGMTPGQILRQVELPLALPIVVAGIKTATVEVIASATLAAFVGAGGLGDFVVLGFAAYDPAILLVGAVPVALLALIAEVSLSTLQRSLQPPAV; the protein is encoded by the coding sequence ATGATGTTTCACCAAGCACTAGACTATGCCCTGAGCAACGGAGATAAGTTCACTGCAGCCGTGCAGCAACATCTGCTCCTGGTAGCGGTGCCACTGGTGGTGGGGTTGCTGATAGGGTTGCCGCTGGGGCTATGGAGCGCTCGTTCCAAAACCATCTCAACGGTGGTGATTAACACGTTTAACGCCCTGCGCGTGATCCCCAGCCTGGCGGTTTTGTTTCTAGCGATCCCGGTCTTGGGGTTGAGCTTTGAGGCAGCGGCGATCGCCCTGACCCTGTTGGCCATGCCCCCCATCCTTATCAGCACCGATGTGGCTTTTCGCACCATTGACCCTGCCATTCGCGAAGCAGCGATCGGCATGGGTATGACGCCGGGGCAAATTCTGCGCCAGGTTGAATTACCCCTGGCGTTACCTATCGTGGTGGCGGGGATCAAAACCGCCACGGTGGAAGTGATTGCCAGCGCTACGCTGGCAGCCTTTGTCGGTGCTGGCGGGCTCGGAGATTTTGTTGTGTTGGGATTTGCTGCCTATGATCCCGCTATTTTGCTTGTGGGCGCGGTACCGGTTGCCCTGCTGGCCCTGATAGCTGAGGTGAGCTTGAGTACATTACAGCGATCGCTGCAGCCCCCTGCCGTGTGA
- a CDS encoding OmpA family protein produces the protein MTELPPFSNPPPDNPELAPIGDALPPPTESSHKDPGTGRWQGVRSLFAWIFRWALLGVGVGGVWFLGVLVAQFFPAPSPTPPLQEVVTRRTNRFIQKVRRLPSWWAGDTFRPRAPTALPRLPVEPTTPAPTTRPITLSETDREQVEIELAAIQEDLQRLRDRTSAVETQLGLPSLERPLEDRLGGVENRLSPPTETAQGAEIAPSTASETPSDTPAAPPSDPLFQVEAYRVTLPGDVLFSPGQATLQTNAQPLLDSFLLDVGRYQGATILVGSYTDLQSGEGTAAELSYQQAIAVQQYLSQRLGNDSYHWVTVGYGNTSVGVTGSAPLSRRVTIAIVP, from the coding sequence ATGACAGAACTGCCACCGTTTAGCAATCCGCCTCCTGATAACCCAGAGTTAGCTCCCATCGGAGATGCCCTCCCGCCCCCAACAGAGTCTTCTCATAAAGACCCTGGCACTGGCCGCTGGCAGGGAGTGAGATCGCTCTTTGCCTGGATTTTTCGCTGGGCGCTCTTAGGGGTCGGCGTGGGTGGCGTTTGGTTTTTAGGGGTCTTGGTGGCCCAGTTTTTCCCGGCACCCTCACCAACCCCCCCTTTACAAGAAGTGGTTACCAGGCGGACAAATCGGTTTATTCAAAAGGTGCGTCGGCTCCCGTCGTGGTGGGCAGGTGATACCTTTCGTCCAAGGGCGCCAACGGCACTTCCTCGCTTACCGGTAGAACCGACAACCCCTGCCCCAACCACTCGACCCATTACCCTCTCAGAGACTGACCGAGAACAGGTCGAGATTGAGCTAGCGGCGATTCAGGAAGATTTACAGCGGCTCCGCGATCGCACCTCAGCGGTGGAAACACAGCTGGGCCTGCCGAGCCTAGAAAGACCCCTGGAAGATCGATTAGGGGGCGTTGAGAATCGATTGTCTCCACCCACGGAGACTGCTCAAGGCGCTGAGATCGCACCATCAACGGCGTCAGAAACGCCGTCAGACACCCCAGCAGCCCCTCCATCGGATCCCCTCTTTCAGGTCGAGGCCTATCGAGTAACGTTGCCGGGTGATGTCCTCTTTTCGCCAGGGCAAGCGACCTTGCAAACCAATGCCCAGCCTTTGCTCGACAGCTTTTTGCTAGATGTTGGACGCTATCAAGGCGCCACCATTTTAGTGGGGAGCTATACCGATCTGCAGTCAGGGGAAGGCACTGCAGCAGAGCTGTCGTATCAGCAAGCCATCGCAGTTCAGCAATATCTCTCCCAACGGTTAGGCAATGATTCCTATCATTGGGTGACCGTTGGCTACGGCAACACATCGGTGGGGGTAACCGGAAGCGCCCCCTTAAGTCGGCGGGTCACTATTGCGATCGTGCCTTAG